One stretch of Sporocytophaga myxococcoides DSM 11118 DNA includes these proteins:
- the tyrS gene encoding tyrosine--tRNA ligase, with amino-acid sequence MKNFVEELKWRGMVHDIMPGTEELLNKGITAGYIGFDPTASSLTVGNLVQVMILVHFQNAGHKPVALVGGATGMIGDPSGKSEERKLLSEETLTHNQNCVKKQLSKFLAFTGDNAAEVVNNYDWFKDFSFIGFLRDVGKHLTVNYMMSKESVKKRLETGISFTEFSYQLLQGYDYLHLYKNKNCRLQMGGSDQWGNITAGTELVRRMEGGEAFALTTPLLTKADGTKFGKSEGGNIWLDPAMTSPYKFYQFWLNSADDDAKKFIRIFTLKTKEEIEALEKEHETAPHLRIIQKALAEEITTRVHSKDDYMTAVKASEILFGKSTTEDLESLDEDTLLSVFEGVPQVDITKDVLAETPTITDLLSVATGNVIFASKGEARKMITGGGVSINKVKIESEQRIDYKLLQNKYLLVQKGKKNYFLLKVN; translated from the coding sequence ATGAAAAATTTTGTTGAAGAACTTAAATGGAGAGGCATGGTACATGATATCATGCCGGGGACGGAAGAACTTCTGAATAAAGGAATTACAGCGGGCTACATAGGTTTTGACCCTACTGCATCTTCACTAACGGTAGGTAATCTTGTTCAGGTGATGATACTTGTTCATTTTCAAAACGCGGGTCATAAACCAGTTGCTCTGGTTGGCGGCGCTACAGGAATGATTGGGGATCCAAGCGGGAAGTCCGAAGAACGTAAACTGCTATCCGAAGAAACCTTAACACATAACCAAAACTGTGTAAAAAAACAATTATCGAAATTCTTAGCATTCACAGGAGATAATGCTGCTGAGGTTGTTAATAACTATGATTGGTTTAAAGATTTCAGTTTTATCGGTTTCTTGAGAGATGTAGGAAAACATCTGACTGTAAATTACATGATGTCAAAAGAATCTGTTAAAAAGAGACTTGAAACCGGAATTTCATTTACTGAATTTTCGTACCAATTGCTTCAAGGCTACGATTACCTTCATCTATATAAAAATAAAAATTGCCGTCTTCAAATGGGAGGTTCGGATCAGTGGGGTAATATTACCGCAGGAACAGAGCTTGTTAGAAGAATGGAAGGTGGAGAAGCTTTTGCGTTGACAACACCTTTATTGACAAAGGCTGACGGCACCAAATTTGGAAAGTCTGAAGGTGGTAATATCTGGTTAGATCCAGCAATGACTTCGCCATATAAGTTCTATCAGTTCTGGTTAAATAGTGCAGATGATGATGCTAAAAAATTCATTAGAATTTTCACATTAAAGACAAAAGAAGAAATTGAGGCCTTAGAGAAAGAGCATGAAACAGCTCCTCATTTGCGGATAATTCAAAAGGCTCTGGCTGAAGAAATAACTACTCGAGTTCATTCGAAAGATGATTATATGACTGCAGTTAAAGCTTCCGAAATACTATTCGGCAAATCAACTACAGAAGATCTTGAAAGTCTGGACGAGGATACCCTATTGTCAGTATTTGAAGGCGTACCTCAGGTGGATATAACTAAAGATGTGCTGGCAGAAACACCTACTATCACTGATCTACTTTCTGTTGCTACTGGGAATGTAATTTTTGCATCTAAAGGAGAGGCTAGAAAAATGATAACCGGAGGAGGTGTAAGTATTAATAAAGTAAAAATAGAATCAGAACAACGAATTGATTATAAATTACTTCAAAACAAATATCTACTTGTTCAAAAAGGGAAGAAGAATTACTTCCTGTTAAAAGTAAATTAA
- a CDS encoding patatin-like phospholipase family protein: MKIGLTLSGGGARGIAHLGILKALEEKGLKPEMISGVSSGAIVGALYAAGLKPEQILATLMKPRMFKYFRPAWSKFGLLNMQRLIPIYKLYLPCLTFEELKIKLIISAADLKEGKTIYFDSGNLIEPILASACIPLLFAPFVYGEKRLVDGGVINNLPVEPLIGKVDFLIGAHVNPNNPNFEVTSIKSMVERTFNLAVGCNVKPRKDYCDLVIEPQALCKYRIFDIGKAEEIFNIGYESALEAICKNEKIESFLRQKF; encoded by the coding sequence ATGAAAATCGGACTGACACTTTCCGGCGGAGGAGCAAGGGGTATTGCTCATCTTGGAATATTAAAGGCATTAGAAGAAAAAGGATTAAAGCCAGAAATGATTTCCGGCGTAAGTTCAGGAGCAATTGTCGGAGCTTTATATGCTGCAGGACTGAAACCTGAGCAAATTCTTGCCACGCTTATGAAACCCAGGATGTTTAAATACTTCAGACCGGCATGGAGCAAATTTGGCCTTTTAAATATGCAAAGGCTTATACCTATTTACAAACTTTATCTGCCTTGTCTGACTTTTGAAGAACTTAAGATAAAGCTGATAATTTCTGCAGCGGATTTGAAAGAAGGGAAAACCATTTATTTTGACAGTGGTAATCTCATTGAACCAATTCTAGCTTCGGCTTGTATTCCTTTGCTGTTTGCTCCTTTTGTTTATGGAGAAAAGAGGCTTGTAGATGGGGGTGTTATTAATAATTTACCTGTTGAGCCACTTATTGGAAAAGTGGATTTCCTGATTGGGGCTCACGTTAATCCTAATAATCCCAATTTTGAAGTTACATCAATAAAATCAATGGTGGAAAGAACTTTTAATCTGGCAGTTGGTTGTAATGTGAAACCGAGGAAAGATTATTGTGACTTGGTTATTGAGCCACAGGCATTATGTAAATATAGAATTTTTGATATAGGAAAAGCTGAAGAAATTTTTAACATAGGATATGAAAGTGCCTTAGAAGCAATTTGTAAGAATGAAAAAATAGAAAGTTTCCTTAGGCAGAAATTTTAA
- a CDS encoding transketolase, with translation MLIENVEKTTTVEELKKIASQVRRDIVRMVHCCSSGHPGGSLGCADYLVALYFSEMKHNTQFNMDGINEDLFFLSNGHISPLWYSVLSRAGYFPASELGTFRKLNSRLQGHPATEEHLPGIRIASGSLGQGLSVAVGAAQAKKLNKDNRLVYVLMGDGEQQEGQVWEALMYAAHHKVDNIIAAVDYNGQQIDGPCDKVMSLGNLKAKYESFGWRVLECSEGNKMEAVTETLQKAKSLTGQGQPIAILLKTEMGYGVDYMMGSHKWHGAAPNDEQLAKALAQLEETLGDY, from the coding sequence ATGCTAATTGAAAATGTCGAAAAGACCACCACTGTGGAGGAGCTGAAGAAAATTGCTTCACAGGTGAGAAGAGATATTGTAAGAATGGTACATTGCTGCAGCTCAGGCCATCCGGGAGGATCACTTGGTTGCGCAGACTATCTTGTTGCGCTTTATTTCAGCGAAATGAAGCATAATACCCAATTTAATATGGACGGGATAAATGAAGATTTATTCTTCTTATCCAACGGACATATTTCACCACTTTGGTACAGTGTTCTATCTAGAGCCGGTTATTTCCCAGCTTCAGAACTAGGGACATTCAGAAAACTTAACTCCAGATTACAAGGACATCCTGCAACAGAAGAGCATCTTCCAGGTATCAGAATCGCTTCTGGTTCACTGGGACAGGGACTATCTGTGGCTGTAGGTGCAGCACAAGCAAAGAAATTAAATAAAGATAACAGACTGGTTTATGTCTTAATGGGCGATGGAGAGCAACAGGAAGGCCAGGTTTGGGAAGCCTTAATGTATGCTGCTCATCACAAAGTAGACAACATAATAGCTGCAGTAGATTATAACGGACAACAAATTGACGGACCATGCGATAAAGTTATGTCACTTGGAAATCTAAAAGCTAAATATGAATCATTTGGATGGAGGGTTCTTGAATGTTCGGAAGGCAACAAAATGGAGGCCGTTACAGAAACACTTCAAAAAGCCAAATCACTAACAGGACAAGGTCAGCCGATTGCAATTTTGTTGAAGACCGAAATGGGTTATGGTGTTGATTATATGATGGGATCACATAAATGGCATGGAGCAGCTCCAAATGATGAGCAACTAGCAAAAGCCCTTGCACAACTAGAGGAAACCCTTGGCGATTATTAA
- a CDS encoding MBL fold metallo-hydrolase translates to MNLHVINTGFFKLDGGAMFGVVPKTLWQKTNPADDKNLCTWAMRCLLIEDGNKLILVDTGIGDKQDDKFLSHYYLHGEDTLMESIHKAGFSENDITDVILTHLHFDHCGGATVYNKDRTKIEPAFKNAVYWSNEDHWKWASIPNAREKASFLKENIFPLRESGKLEFVGIREETPFRCIDFLFVDGHTDKQMIPVIDYKGKKIVFAADLLPSVGHIPIPYIMAYDTRPLISMQEKEIFFTDAISKDYIIFLEHDPVHECCTIQETEKGFRVKDTFKLKEVL, encoded by the coding sequence ATGAATTTACACGTAATAAATACAGGATTTTTTAAGCTTGATGGCGGCGCTATGTTTGGTGTAGTACCTAAAACACTCTGGCAAAAGACTAATCCGGCTGATGATAAAAATCTATGCACCTGGGCTATGCGATGTTTGCTCATTGAAGATGGAAATAAACTAATATTAGTGGATACAGGGATTGGAGACAAACAAGATGATAAGTTTTTAAGTCATTATTATTTGCATGGAGAAGATACTCTGATGGAATCTATACATAAGGCTGGCTTTTCTGAAAATGATATTACAGATGTGATATTGACCCATTTGCATTTTGATCATTGTGGAGGAGCAACTGTATATAATAAAGATAGAACGAAAATTGAACCGGCTTTTAAAAATGCCGTTTATTGGTCTAATGAAGATCACTGGAAATGGGCTTCAATTCCCAATGCCAGAGAAAAGGCCAGTTTTTTAAAGGAAAATATATTCCCGCTGAGAGAAAGCGGCAAACTTGAGTTTGTTGGAATCAGAGAGGAGACGCCTTTTAGATGTATAGATTTTTTATTTGTGGACGGACATACAGATAAACAGATGATTCCTGTTATAGATTATAAGGGTAAGAAAATAGTTTTTGCTGCGGATCTGTTACCTTCTGTCGGACATATTCCTATTCCTTACATTATGGCATATGATACCAGACCATTGATCTCCATGCAGGAAAAGGAAATCTTTTTTACAGATGCAATTAGCAAAGATTATATAATTTTCCTGGAACATGATCCTGTGCATGAGTGCTGCACGATTCAGGAAACTGAAAAGGGATTCAGAGTAAAAGATACATTCAAATTAAAAGAAGTGTTGTAA
- a CDS encoding glycosyltransferase — MDKKHADTLLVEIAWEVCNQVGGIYTVIRSKVPSMIEKWDENYCLIGPYVHSRMPAEFEPVENEDDPFYQAAKQLRSFGYEVHYGYWLVSGKPRVILLNPFSIYNKLNEIKYVLWEHHGISSPEGDDLINQVIAFGHLVKLYFAELTLVTEKKIIGHFHEWMAGTAIPAIRRDNLQATTVFTTHATLLGRYLAMNDAHFYDHLPFYDWEKEAVNFNIETSVKIERAAAHGAHVFTTVSEVTARECASLLGRNADLILPNGLNIERFTALHEFQNLHKEYKEKIHQFIMGHFFHSYSFDLDKTLYFFTSGRYEYKNKGFDLTLEALARLNWRMRQENMDMTVVMFFVTKQPYHSINPAVLQSRAVMEEIRQDCKAIEKQVGERLFNEAAASGDITMPNLNNFVDEYWRLRLRRTLQSWKSNHLPFVVTHNLIHDQYDDILSFLRTANLVNNWYDRVKIVYHPDFISPTNPLFGMEYGQFVRGCHLGIFPSYYEPWGYTPLESIASGVPAVTSDLSGFGDYILSNIPQHEEKGLYVVNRRYKSFDEAANQLTDQLYSFVKLARRERITQRNLVESSSETFDWKNLSVYYERAYDLALNYL; from the coding sequence ATGGATAAAAAACATGCAGATACCTTATTAGTAGAGATTGCCTGGGAGGTTTGCAATCAGGTAGGCGGAATTTATACCGTCATTCGTTCAAAGGTCCCAAGCATGATTGAGAAGTGGGATGAAAACTATTGTCTGATCGGTCCATACGTTCATAGCAGAATGCCGGCTGAATTTGAACCAGTTGAAAACGAAGATGATCCATTCTATCAGGCTGCTAAGCAACTCAGAAGTTTTGGATATGAAGTTCACTATGGCTACTGGCTTGTATCTGGAAAACCCAGAGTGATTCTTTTGAACCCTTTTAGTATTTATAATAAATTAAATGAAATTAAGTATGTTCTGTGGGAGCACCATGGAATTTCTTCTCCCGAAGGTGATGATCTTATAAATCAGGTTATCGCATTTGGGCATTTGGTTAAATTATATTTCGCCGAGCTTACACTTGTAACGGAGAAAAAAATTATAGGTCATTTCCATGAATGGATGGCTGGGACCGCAATTCCGGCGATAAGAAGGGATAACTTACAGGCAACTACTGTATTTACAACTCATGCAACACTTCTAGGGAGATACCTTGCAATGAATGATGCTCATTTTTATGACCATCTTCCTTTTTACGACTGGGAAAAAGAAGCTGTTAATTTTAATATAGAAACTTCTGTTAAAATTGAGCGTGCTGCCGCCCATGGTGCACATGTATTTACTACAGTAAGTGAGGTAACAGCCAGAGAATGCGCTTCATTACTTGGTAGAAATGCTGATCTGATCCTGCCTAATGGTCTAAATATAGAACGATTTACCGCTCTACACGAATTTCAAAACCTTCATAAAGAATATAAAGAAAAGATTCACCAGTTTATCATGGGTCATTTCTTTCACAGTTACTCTTTCGACCTTGATAAAACACTTTATTTCTTTACTTCCGGCAGGTATGAGTACAAAAACAAGGGTTTTGACCTAACACTGGAAGCCCTTGCAAGGCTCAACTGGAGAATGAGGCAGGAAAATATGGATATGACAGTTGTCATGTTCTTTGTAACCAAACAACCTTATCACTCTATAAATCCAGCAGTGCTTCAATCCAGAGCCGTAATGGAGGAAATAAGACAAGATTGTAAAGCCATTGAAAAACAGGTTGGAGAAAGGCTTTTCAATGAAGCGGCAGCGAGTGGTGACATTACTATGCCCAACCTCAACAATTTTGTAGACGAGTATTGGAGATTAAGATTGAGAAGAACTCTGCAATCTTGGAAATCTAATCATCTTCCATTTGTAGTAACGCATAATTTAATACACGATCAATACGATGATATACTTAGTTTTCTAAGGACTGCTAATCTGGTTAACAATTGGTATGACAGAGTAAAAATCGTTTATCATCCTGACTTTATATCTCCTACAAACCCATTATTTGGTATGGAATACGGACAGTTTGTAAGAGGTTGTCATTTGGGAATTTTTCCAAGTTATTACGAGCCATGGGGATATACTCCGCTTGAATCTATCGCAAGTGGTGTGCCGGCTGTGACAAGTGACCTTTCTGGTTTTGGCGATTATATCCTTTCAAACATCCCTCAACATGAAGAAAAAGGACTTTATGTTGTAAACCGAAGATACAAGAGCTTTGATGAAGCTGCTAACCAGCTTACGGACCAGCTCTATTCATTTGTTAAACTGGCAAGAAGAGAAAGAATTACCCAACGAAACCTGGTTGAAAGTTCTTCTGAAACATTTGACTGGAAAAACTTATCCGTATACTATGAGCGGGCGTATGACCTTGCTTTAAATTATTTATAA
- a CDS encoding transketolase family protein, with protein sequence MKKFTFEEKIDTRSGFGVGLVEAGRLNSNVVGLCADLIGSLKMGDFIKEFPDRFFQVGIAEANMIGLAAGLTIGGKIPYTGTFANFSTGRVFDQIRQSVSYSEKNVKICASHAGLTLGEDGATHQILEDIGMMKMLPHMVVINPCDFNQTKAATIAIANHFGPVYLRFGRPAVPNFTPKDQKFEIGKALLLNEGADVSIFATGHMVWEAIKAGEILEQKGIDAEIINIHTIKPLDTAAILKSVQKTKCAVSAEEHQISGGLGESIAQVLSRNYPSPLEIVAVNDTFGESGTPDQLMEKYGLTANDIVKAAVKVVERKAAMKTLSV encoded by the coding sequence ATGAAGAAATTTACATTCGAAGAAAAAATAGATACAAGATCAGGATTTGGAGTAGGACTGGTTGAAGCAGGAAGATTGAACTCCAATGTCGTAGGTCTGTGTGCTGACCTTATAGGTTCATTAAAGATGGGGGATTTTATTAAAGAATTCCCAGATCGTTTTTTTCAGGTAGGAATTGCAGAGGCCAACATGATAGGTTTGGCAGCGGGATTGACTATCGGAGGCAAAATTCCATATACAGGTACTTTTGCAAACTTCTCAACGGGTAGAGTATTTGACCAGATCAGACAATCAGTATCTTATTCTGAAAAAAACGTAAAAATCTGCGCATCTCATGCCGGACTTACGCTTGGAGAAGACGGAGCTACACATCAGATTCTGGAAGATATTGGAATGATGAAAATGCTTCCTCATATGGTCGTAATCAACCCATGCGATTTTAACCAGACTAAAGCTGCTACAATTGCTATAGCAAATCATTTCGGTCCTGTATATCTTAGATTCGGAAGACCTGCGGTACCAAACTTCACTCCCAAAGATCAAAAGTTTGAAATTGGAAAAGCGCTTCTTTTAAATGAAGGTGCTGATGTTTCCATCTTTGCTACCGGGCATATGGTTTGGGAAGCAATAAAGGCTGGCGAAATTCTTGAGCAAAAAGGAATTGATGCTGAAATTATTAACATCCATACTATTAAGCCATTAGACACCGCTGCAATTCTTAAGTCTGTTCAAAAAACCAAATGTGCAGTTTCTGCTGAAGAACATCAAATCAGCGGAGGTTTAGGAGAAAGCATTGCCCAAGTCCTATCCAGAAATTATCCATCGCCACTTGAGATTGTTGCAGTAAATGATACTTTTGGAGAAAGTGGAACTCCTGATCAGCTAATGGAAAAATATGGGTTGACTGCTAATGACATTGTTAAAGCAGCAGTGAAAGTTGTTGAAAGAAAGGCTGCAATGAAAACCTTGAGTGTATAA
- a CDS encoding acetyl-CoA carboxylase carboxyltransferase subunit alpha, with translation MLLDFEKPIAELEAKLIDMKLLAQENNVDVSSAVKSLEEKIKTLKKETYSNLTRWQRVQLSRHPDRPYTLDYINAIADKFIELHGDRSVKDDKAMIGGLAQVGDHSVMIIGHQKGRNTKQRQLRNFGMANPEGYRKALRLMKMAEKFDVPIVTFIDTPGAFPGLEAEERGQAEAIARNIKEMFLLKVPVICIVIGEGASGGALGIAIGDKVLMLENTWYSVISPESCSSILWRSWDYKEQAAEALKLTATDMHKNKMVDDIIKEPLGGAHVDPVGTAKKIRKVIIDTIDELSKLSSEERIAQRIEKFGAMGVFVE, from the coding sequence ATGTTATTGGACTTTGAAAAACCAATCGCGGAACTGGAAGCTAAGTTAATTGATATGAAGTTGCTGGCTCAGGAAAATAATGTGGATGTTTCCTCTGCGGTTAAATCTTTGGAAGAAAAAATAAAGACTTTGAAAAAAGAAACTTACTCTAACCTTACCAGATGGCAGAGAGTGCAATTGTCCAGACATCCGGACAGACCATATACACTCGATTATATTAATGCCATAGCTGATAAATTTATTGAGTTGCATGGAGATCGTTCTGTAAAAGACGATAAAGCTATGATTGGCGGCCTTGCTCAGGTAGGTGATCATTCTGTAATGATTATTGGTCATCAGAAAGGACGAAATACCAAACAAAGACAATTGAGAAACTTCGGGATGGCTAATCCGGAAGGATACAGAAAGGCGCTTCGCCTTATGAAAATGGCAGAGAAGTTTGATGTTCCTATTGTTACGTTTATTGATACTCCTGGAGCTTTTCCCGGACTTGAAGCTGAAGAAAGAGGTCAGGCTGAGGCAATTGCCAGAAATATTAAAGAGATGTTCCTCTTAAAAGTGCCCGTTATCTGTATTGTAATCGGTGAGGGGGCTTCTGGTGGAGCTTTGGGTATTGCAATAGGAGACAAGGTCTTAATGTTGGAAAATACCTGGTATTCTGTCATTTCTCCTGAATCATGCTCTTCAATTTTATGGAGAAGCTGGGATTACAAAGAGCAGGCTGCGGAAGCTTTAAAGCTTACAGCAACCGATATGCATAAAAATAAAATGGTCGATGATATTATCAAAGAACCACTTGGCGGCGCTCACGTAGATCCTGTTGGAACAGCTAAGAAAATCAGAAAAGTAATAATCGATACAATTGATGAATTGTCAAAGTTATCATCTGAAGAAAGAATAGCTCAAAGAATTGAAAAATTTGGTGCAATGGGAGTCTTTGTTGAATAA
- the holA gene encoding DNA polymerase III subunit delta, with the protein MAVSPESVIKDLKSGKYAPVYFLQGEEPYFIDTISDYIEKNCLNETEKGFNQTILYGKDVNISTVMQNARKFPMFSDKQVVIVKEAQEISDLGKEAGDKLLDAYIQNPLASTVLVFCHKYKTVDGRKAIGKSLEKHTVFVNSKKLYDNKIPEWVDGYFTDKGFKVNPRAAGMISEYIGNNLSRIANEIDKLLINLKEKVVIDEALVEKYVGISKEYNVFELQNTLVKRDVLKANRILKYFEADPKSNPAIPIIVTLFNFYTKVLMIHAAEDKSEGGLAKLLGVNPFFVKDYIAAAKSYPPQKVINIIHYIRQADLMLKGVDNVSVGEGDILKELVFKILH; encoded by the coding sequence GTGGCTGTAAGTCCTGAGAGTGTAATTAAAGATCTTAAAAGCGGAAAGTATGCTCCGGTTTATTTTCTGCAAGGGGAAGAGCCTTATTTCATAGACACAATCTCTGACTATATTGAGAAAAACTGTCTCAATGAAACTGAGAAAGGCTTTAATCAGACTATTCTGTATGGTAAAGATGTTAACATCAGTACGGTAATGCAAAATGCCAGAAAATTTCCTATGTTTTCTGATAAGCAGGTTGTTATTGTTAAAGAAGCTCAGGAAATTTCGGATTTGGGAAAAGAAGCTGGCGACAAGCTCCTGGATGCATATATTCAGAATCCCCTGGCTTCAACGGTATTGGTTTTTTGCCATAAATATAAAACGGTTGATGGAAGGAAGGCTATTGGAAAAAGCCTTGAAAAACATACTGTTTTCGTTAATTCCAAAAAGCTTTATGACAATAAAATTCCTGAATGGGTAGATGGTTATTTTACTGATAAAGGATTTAAAGTTAATCCAAGAGCAGCAGGAATGATCAGTGAATATATTGGCAATAACCTGAGCAGGATCGCTAATGAAATTGATAAGCTTCTGATCAATTTAAAGGAAAAAGTAGTCATAGACGAGGCTCTTGTTGAGAAGTATGTTGGGATTAGTAAAGAGTATAATGTATTTGAACTTCAGAATACGTTGGTTAAAAGAGATGTCCTAAAGGCAAACAGGATCCTTAAATATTTTGAGGCCGATCCAAAAAGCAATCCGGCTATTCCAATAATTGTCACCTTGTTCAATTTTTATACAAAGGTCCTCATGATCCACGCAGCGGAAGATAAGTCAGAAGGAGGGTTGGCAAAGTTGTTAGGGGTGAATCCATTCTTTGTTAAAGACTATATTGCCGCGGCGAAGAGTTATCCTCCGCAAAAGGTCATTAACATCATTCATTATATTCGGCAGGCAGATCTGATGTTAAAAGGAGTTGACAATGTGAGTGTCGGAGAGGGGGATATATTGAAAGAACTTGTTTTTAAAATTCTGCACTAA